The Deltaproteobacteria bacterium genome includes a region encoding these proteins:
- the nuoI gene encoding NADH-quinone oxidoreductase subunit NuoI — MIIPLLKGLRLTLKRFFSRPVTIQYPEHKREVAPRWRGIHYFERNEKGDTRCVACGLCVTVCPSNAIRLVAVELEGGERYPEVYEINAIRCIYCGLCAEACPVNAIKLGRNYEFVDYQREDFILDKGRLLASAPKEV; from the coding sequence ATGATCATCCCACTCTTGAAAGGATTGAGGCTTACCCTAAAGAGGTTCTTTTCCCGTCCGGTGACCATTCAGTACCCTGAGCATAAGCGGGAGGTGGCCCCCAGGTGGAGGGGAATCCATTACTTTGAGCGAAACGAGAAGGGTGATACCCGTTGTGTGGCCTGTGGGCTCTGCGTGACCGTCTGCCCCTCTAATGCCATCCGTCTGGTGGCCGTGGAGTTAGAGGGGGGAGAAAGATATCCCGAGGTCTATGAGATAAACGCCATCAGGTGTATCTATTGTGGTCTCTGCGCCGAGGCCTGCCCGGTGAACGCCATCAAGTTGGGGAGGAACTATGAGTTTGTGGATTACCAGCGGGAAGACTTCATCCTGGATAAGGGGAGGCTTCTGGCCTCTGCCCCGAAGGAGGTATAG
- a CDS encoding NADH-quinone oxidoreductase subunit J, translated as MGTFFYWIAFILTALIAIFAAVMVITRRNPIHSAMFLVLNFLCIAVLYLLLNSQFIAIAQVLIYAGAIMMLVIFVIMLLSVEEEERTYKIRLSPATVIGMVLVIILFAQLIYGIALKVLPGESGEFTPERIAQLGEVKAVGGLLFTRFLFPFEVASILLLVGIIGAVILSKKER; from the coding sequence ATGGGGACCTTCTTTTATTGGATCGCCTTTATCCTGACCGCCCTGATTGCCATCTTTGCTGCGGTGATGGTGATTACCCGCCGCAACCCCATCCACTCGGCCATGTTCTTGGTCCTCAACTTCCTCTGCATCGCTGTGCTCTATCTGCTCCTCAACTCCCAGTTTATCGCCATCGCCCAGGTGTTGATCTATGCCGGGGCCATCATGATGTTGGTCATCTTCGTCATCATGTTGCTGAGTGTGGAGGAAGAAGAGAGGACTTACAAGATCCGGCTCTCCCCCGCCACGGTGATAGGGATGGTCCTTGTCATCATCCTCTTTGCCCAGCTCATCTATGGGATTGCCCTCAAGGTATTGCCAGGGGAAAGTGGAGAGTTTACCCCGGAGAGGATCGCTCAACTGGGCGAGGTCAAGGCAGTGGGAGGATTGCTGTTTACCCGCTTTCTCTTCCCCTTTGAGGTGGCCTCCATCCTGCTGTTGGTGGGGATTATCGGGGCAGTAATCCTGAGCAAAAAGGAGAGGTAG
- the nuoK gene encoding NADH-quinone oxidoreductase subunit NuoK has protein sequence MLSSVPPICYLVVSALIFAIGAVGVLIRRNAIVIFMCIEMMLSAVNLSLITASHYLNSLDGVLMVFFVMTVAAAEAAVGLAIFVLLYRGRGTIKVDEINLLKW, from the coding sequence ATGCTTTCCAGCGTGCCACCCATCTGTTACTTGGTCGTGAGCGCCCTGATCTTTGCCATTGGGGCGGTGGGGGTCCTGATCAGGAGGAATGCCATCGTCATCTTTATGTGCATCGAGATGATGCTCAGCGCCGTCAACCTCAGCCTGATCACCGCCTCCCATTATCTGAACTCCCTGGATGGGGTCCTGATGGTCTTCTTTGTGATGACGGTGGCGGCGGCTGAGGCGGCCGTTGGTCTGGCCATCTTCGTACTTCTTTATCGGGGGCGGGGGACCATAAAGGTGGACGAGATAAACCTCTTGAAATGGTGA
- the nuoL gene encoding NADH-quinone oxidoreductase subunit L produces MIEYVWLIPLFPAMGFLFNGLIGRWYNLDKKVVSWVACSVLGLSFLFSILVFFSLLRLPPDARAAVPDKVLFDWIVSGGLKAVVGYKIDPLSIVMAMVVSGVSFFIHIYSVGYMHDDTGFTRYFAFLNLFVFMMLTLVLANNFLLMFVGWEGVGLCSYLLIGFWFERDAPANAGKKAFVVNRVGDFGFLLGMFMIFTHLGTLEFNQVFAKAHILDPVTVTLITLLLFTGATGKSAQLPLYVWLPDAMEGPTPVSSLIHAATMVTSGVYMIARCHVLYSMAPVSMAVVAIFGAATAIYAASMGLLQFDIKRVLAYSTISQLGYMFLAVGVGAFSAGIFHLMTHAFFKGLLFLGAGSVMHALSGELDMRNMGGLWKKTPITFWTFLMATLAIAGIPGFSGFFSKDEILWQSFSSPHGHLFLWLVGAVAAGMTAFYMFRLTFVTFFGQCRASEEVKKHIHESPPIMTVPLIILAILSVIGGYVGIPYILGGRNYFHEFLAPVLGGHPEGVGHASFSLVKFAYAAGVTEGGGSINLELILMVASVIIALIGISIAFYLYILKPDVPKRLAQRFKTLYTIIFNKYYVDEIYGACFVNSSKNIGNFFWREFDDGVVDRTVNLVAGLMLWWGRILRKIQTGRVQGYALGMIFGAVAVVILLIRSLL; encoded by the coding sequence ATGATCGAATATGTATGGTTGATACCTCTATTCCCTGCCATGGGATTTTTGTTCAACGGTCTGATAGGGAGGTGGTATAACCTTGACAAGAAGGTGGTCAGTTGGGTGGCGTGTTCTGTCCTGGGGCTATCTTTCCTCTTCTCCATCCTGGTCTTTTTCAGCCTCCTCAGGCTCCCCCCTGATGCCCGGGCTGCTGTGCCCGACAAGGTCCTCTTTGATTGGATAGTCTCCGGGGGGCTCAAGGCAGTAGTAGGTTATAAGATCGATCCCCTCTCCATCGTCATGGCCATGGTGGTCAGCGGGGTGAGCTTTTTCATCCATATCTACTCTGTGGGCTACATGCACGATGACACAGGGTTCACCAGGTATTTCGCCTTCCTCAACCTCTTTGTCTTTATGATGCTCACCCTGGTCCTGGCCAACAACTTCCTGCTGATGTTTGTCGGATGGGAGGGTGTAGGGCTTTGTTCTTATCTCCTGATCGGCTTTTGGTTTGAGAGGGATGCCCCCGCCAATGCGGGCAAGAAGGCCTTTGTGGTCAATAGGGTGGGGGACTTTGGTTTCTTGTTAGGGATGTTCATGATCTTCACCCATTTGGGTACTCTGGAGTTCAATCAGGTCTTTGCCAAGGCCCATATCCTCGATCCTGTCACCGTGACCCTGATTACCCTCCTGCTCTTCACAGGGGCCACCGGCAAATCTGCCCAGCTCCCCCTATATGTGTGGCTCCCCGATGCCATGGAGGGTCCCACACCTGTCAGCTCCCTGATCCATGCCGCCACCATGGTCACCTCGGGCGTCTACATGATAGCCCGCTGCCACGTCCTGTACAGCATGGCCCCTGTCTCCATGGCGGTGGTGGCCATCTTCGGCGCTGCCACAGCCATCTATGCCGCCTCCATGGGCCTTTTGCAGTTCGATATCAAGCGGGTGCTGGCCTATTCCACCATCAGCCAGCTCGGTTATATGTTTCTCGCCGTGGGGGTGGGGGCCTTTAGCGCGGGGATCTTTCACCTCATGACCCATGCCTTCTTTAAGGGGCTCCTCTTTTTGGGGGCAGGGAGTGTGATGCACGCCCTGAGCGGGGAATTGGATATGAGGAACATGGGGGGGTTGTGGAAGAAGACCCCCATCACCTTTTGGACCTTCTTGATGGCTACGTTGGCCATTGCGGGGATTCCCGGGTTTTCGGGGTTTTTCAGCAAGGACGAGATCCTCTGGCAGTCCTTCAGCAGCCCCCACGGTCATCTCTTTCTTTGGCTGGTGGGGGCCGTCGCAGCGGGGATGACCGCCTTCTATATGTTTCGGCTCACCTTTGTCACCTTTTTCGGGCAGTGCCGGGCCTCAGAAGAGGTAAAGAAGCACATCCATGAGTCCCCCCCCATTATGACCGTCCCCCTCATCATCCTGGCCATCCTCTCGGTGATTGGCGGTTATGTGGGGATACCCTATATCCTAGGGGGGAGGAACTACTTCCATGAGTTTCTCGCCCCTGTATTGGGGGGACACCCAGAGGGAGTTGGGCATGCCTCCTTCTCCTTGGTCAAGTTCGCCTATGCCGCTGGTGTGACGGAGGGGGGAGGCAGCATCAACTTGGAGCTCATCCTGATGGTCGCCTCTGTAATCATCGCTTTGATCGGGATCAGTATCGCCTTTTATCTTTATATCCTGAAGCCCGATGTCCCAAAGAGATTGGCCCAGAGATTTAAGACGTTATACACCATCATCTTCAATAAGTATTATGTGGATGAGATATATGGGGCCTGTTTTGTCAATAGCTCCAAGAATATAGGCAACTTCTTCTGGCGGGAGTTCGACGACGGGGTGGTAGATCGAACCGTGAATCTGGTTGCTGGGCTTATGCTCTGGTGGGGGAGGATCCTGCGCAAGATCCAGACAGGCCGTGTGCAGGGTTACGCCCTTGGTATGATCTTTGGTGCGGTGGCGGTCGTCATATTATTGATAAGGAGTCTTTTATGA
- a CDS encoding NADH-quinone oxidoreductase subunit M: MSQLGFPILTTVTFLPLAGAILLLFIPNDREELLKRVALIISLVEFIVSLSLFISFDEGVAGMQFVERVPWIKEWGVTYFMGIDGISLFLILLTTFLTVLCILSSWTAVQKRIKEYMISFLFLETGMIGAFVALDLILFYVFWEVMLIPMYLIIGVWGGPRRIYAAIKFFLYTMAGSVLMLVAIIALYFLHGKATGVYTFDLLKLYQVGLPIKAQCIMFSAFALAFAIKVPMFPFHTWLPDAHVEAPTAGSVILAGVLLKLGTYGFIRFAIPLFPAAAFKAIPIISILALIGIIYGALVSMMQDDLKKLVAFSSVSHLGFVMLGMFAFNVQGVQGSVYQMLNHGVSTGALFLIVGMIYERRHTRLIADFGGLSRVMPIYATFFMIVTLSSIALPGTNGFVGEFLILLGAFKTNPVYGVFGATGVILGAAYMLWMFQRVMFGAIKHTENRGLKDLNLREIVTLVPIVIMIFWMGVFPKFFLKKMELSVQHFLYDVKARYEATVTASGEGGSSLIKETVGSKVKLVIVKE; this comes from the coding sequence ATGAGCCAATTGGGCTTTCCTATCTTGACAACGGTTACCTTTCTCCCCCTGGCGGGGGCAATACTGCTGTTGTTTATCCCCAATGACAGGGAGGAACTCCTCAAGAGGGTGGCCCTGATCATCTCGCTGGTTGAGTTCATCGTCTCCCTCTCCCTCTTTATCTCATTCGATGAGGGGGTGGCTGGGATGCAGTTTGTGGAAAGGGTCCCTTGGATCAAGGAGTGGGGGGTCACCTATTTTATGGGGATCGATGGGATCAGCCTATTTTTGATCCTGCTGACCACCTTCCTGACGGTCCTCTGTATCCTCAGCTCCTGGACGGCGGTACAGAAGAGGATAAAGGAATACATGATATCCTTCCTCTTCTTGGAGACCGGGATGATAGGGGCCTTTGTCGCCTTGGACCTCATCCTCTTTTATGTATTCTGGGAGGTCATGTTGATCCCCATGTACCTCATCATCGGGGTCTGGGGAGGACCAAGGAGGATTTACGCCGCCATCAAGTTCTTCCTTTATACCATGGCAGGGAGTGTATTGATGTTGGTGGCCATCATCGCCCTCTACTTCCTCCACGGGAAGGCCACAGGCGTGTATACCTTTGATCTCCTTAAGCTCTATCAGGTGGGCCTTCCCATTAAGGCCCAGTGCATAATGTTTTCGGCCTTTGCCCTGGCCTTTGCCATCAAGGTGCCCATGTTCCCCTTTCATACATGGTTGCCTGATGCCCATGTGGAGGCCCCCACCGCAGGCTCCGTGATCCTGGCAGGTGTCCTCCTGAAGCTGGGGACCTACGGGTTTATCCGCTTTGCCATCCCCCTCTTTCCCGCCGCTGCCTTCAAGGCGATCCCGATCATATCCATCTTGGCCCTCATCGGGATCATCTATGGGGCCCTGGTCTCCATGATGCAGGACGACCTCAAGAAGCTGGTGGCCTTTTCCAGTGTAAGCCATCTCGGCTTCGTCATGCTGGGGATGTTCGCCTTTAATGTGCAAGGGGTGCAGGGGAGCGTCTATCAGATGCTCAATCACGGGGTGAGCACGGGGGCCCTCTTTTTGATTGTAGGGATGATCTATGAAAGGAGGCATACCAGGCTGATCGCCGATTTCGGGGGGCTCTCCAGGGTGATGCCGATCTATGCCACCTTTTTTATGATTGTGACCCTCTCCTCCATCGCCCTCCCGGGGACCAATGGCTTTGTGGGTGAGTTCCTTATCCTCTTAGGGGCCTTTAAGACCAATCCCGTATATGGGGTCTTTGGTGCCACGGGTGTGATCTTGGGGGCGGCCTATATGCTCTGGATGTTTCAAAGGGTGATGTTCGGTGCAATCAAACACACGGAAAATCGAGGCCTCAAGGATCTCAACCTCAGGGAGATCGTGACCCTGGTACCCATCGTCATCATGATCTTCTGGATGGGGGTCTTCCCAAAGTTTTTCTTAAAGAAGATGGAGCTCTCGGTGCAACACTTCCTCTATGACGTCAAGGCAAGGTATGAGGCCACTGTAACGGCATCAGGGGAGGGGGGGTCATCCCTGATCAAGGAAACAGTAGGTTCGAAGGTTAAACTAGTGATCGTAAAGGAGTAA
- a CDS encoding NADH-quinone oxidoreductase subunit N: MEIFKIQFSAADLKVIAPELVLIIFALLILGLSVFVRGEKRGLLGYTALLGVAAAFLSLFLGIGKDLSAFNGMVKIDPFSFFFKVMFLIIAFLTVLASLEYTRREGIDFGEYYVLVLFATAGMMLMASGVNLLIIFLGLEVMSISIYVLAGIMREDTRSVEAAFKYFLLGAFASAFLLYGIALTYASTGTLDLGRIGHILTERAWVSSLPIVIIGLALLIIGFGFKIALVPFHMWTPDVYEGAPTSITAFMATGVKAAGFAAFVRVFFYALPNLQAYWTEIMWLLAVATMIVGNIIALSQTNIKRMLAYSSIAHAGYIMVAFVAGNELGKSSILFYLLAYIFMNIGAFTVIILLGKKGEENTLITDYAGIGFKHPLLAASMSIFMLSLAGVPPMAGFMAKFYVFSAAVKAKYYWLAVIGVLNSAVAAYYYLRVLIYMYFREPEKDVAIEAFSPAAVLAVIISVWGVLQIGILPSTFLALAQRSIQFLL, translated from the coding sequence ATGGAGATCTTCAAGATCCAGTTTTCAGCAGCAGATCTAAAGGTGATCGCCCCGGAGTTGGTATTGATCATCTTCGCCCTGTTGATCTTGGGTTTGAGCGTCTTTGTTCGCGGTGAGAAGAGGGGCTTACTCGGTTATACCGCCCTGCTAGGGGTGGCCGCGGCCTTTCTCTCCCTGTTTTTGGGGATCGGCAAGGACTTAAGCGCCTTCAACGGCATGGTAAAGATCGATCCCTTCTCCTTCTTCTTCAAGGTCATGTTCTTGATCATCGCCTTTTTGACCGTCTTGGCCTCCCTGGAATACACCAGGAGGGAGGGGATAGATTTTGGTGAATATTATGTCCTGGTCTTGTTCGCCACCGCGGGGATGATGTTGATGGCCTCGGGGGTCAACCTCCTGATCATCTTTTTGGGGCTGGAGGTGATGTCCATCTCCATCTATGTCTTGGCCGGCATCATGCGGGAGGATACCAGATCGGTGGAGGCGGCCTTTAAGTACTTTTTATTGGGGGCCTTTGCCTCGGCCTTTCTCCTCTATGGTATCGCCCTTACCTATGCCTCCACAGGCACCCTCGATTTGGGCAGGATAGGCCATATCCTCACAGAGCGGGCTTGGGTCAGCAGCCTCCCCATTGTGATTATAGGGCTTGCCCTCCTGATCATAGGATTTGGCTTCAAGATCGCCTTGGTCCCCTTTCATATGTGGACCCCTGATGTATATGAGGGTGCTCCAACCTCCATCACTGCCTTTATGGCCACAGGGGTCAAGGCCGCAGGGTTCGCCGCCTTTGTAAGGGTCTTCTTTTACGCCCTGCCCAACCTGCAGGCCTACTGGACGGAGATTATGTGGCTTTTGGCGGTGGCCACTATGATAGTGGGGAACATCATCGCCCTTTCCCAAACCAATATCAAGAGGATGCTCGCCTACTCCAGTATCGCCCATGCAGGCTACATCATGGTGGCCTTTGTGGCTGGAAACGAGCTGGGCAAATCGAGCATCCTCTTTTACCTCCTGGCCTATATCTTTATGAACATAGGGGCCTTTACGGTAATAATCCTGCTGGGGAAGAAGGGGGAGGAGAACACCCTTATAACAGATTATGCGGGGATCGGCTTTAAACATCCCCTGTTGGCAGCCTCTATGTCCATCTTCATGCTCTCGTTGGCAGGGGTACCCCCCATGGCCGGTTTTATGGCCAAATTCTATGTGTTCAGCGCCGCAGTGAAGGCCAAATACTATTGGCTGGCAGTCATCGGGGTCTTAAATAGCGCTGTCGCTGCCTATTACTACCTCAGAGTGCTGATATATATGTACTTCCGAGAGCCGGAGAAGGACGTGGCGATAGAGGCCTTTTCACCAGCTGCTGTCTTAGCCGTAATTATATCGGTATGGGGTGTGTTGCAGATCGGGATCTTACCCTCTACCTTTCTGGCCCTGGCCCAACGGTCCATCCAGTTCTTATTATGA
- a CDS encoding anti-sigma regulatory factor — protein MERDYEIEGRDFRNAGKVSSKVKGILKELGFDPNFIRRVAIASYEAEMNVVCHAEKGTLYFTISPEKLKIVVEDKGPGIEDIELAMQEGYSTASPEIREMGFGAGMGLSNIKKNVDALNIVSTAGEGTIVEMITKSPTSDKGLE, from the coding sequence CTGGAGCGGGATTATGAGATCGAGGGGAGGGACTTCAGGAATGCGGGGAAGGTCTCGAGCAAGGTCAAGGGGATCTTGAAGGAACTGGGTTTCGATCCGAACTTTATAAGAAGGGTGGCCATTGCCTCCTATGAGGCGGAGATGAATGTAGTTTGTCATGCGGAGAAAGGGACTCTATACTTTACCATCAGCCCTGAAAAGCTGAAGATTGTGGTGGAGGACAAAGGACCTGGCATAGAGGATATCGAGCTGGCGATGCAGGAGGGTTATTCCACCGCCTCCCCGGAGATCAGGGAGATGGGCTTTGGGGCGGGGATGGGGCTCTCCAACATCAAGAAGAACGTAGATGCGTTGAACATTGTTTCTACAGCGGGAGAGGGGACCATAGTGGAGATGATCACTAAATCCCCTACATCCGATAAAGGATTAGAATGA